The proteins below are encoded in one region of Litoribacterium kuwaitense:
- a CDS encoding GntR family transcriptional regulator, whose translation MKPSYLRISEQLDQYIKDGIFKKGEKLPSEIEMASNFGVSRETFRSAVKVLEREGKLFVKHGAGTFVVNPLPNIENNIETLQSITDMIQSAGLKEGEKRESISLEPCNQEWADKLCLSEGTPVIVNKRTRMAEDVPVVVSINIIPEQFVGEEFIQQEELGSLFQYFEEQRGIYISRTDVELNVPLHTDRNCQKLLVYPETTVLMLKQLHYDILNEPLMYSMDYFRTDVFTFTMRRARG comes from the coding sequence ATGAAGCCGAGTTATCTAAGAATCAGTGAACAATTAGATCAATATATTAAAGATGGCATTTTTAAAAAAGGTGAAAAGCTTCCTTCAGAGATTGAAATGGCGAGCAATTTTGGCGTTTCAAGAGAGACTTTTCGTTCCGCTGTTAAAGTGCTTGAGCGAGAAGGAAAGCTGTTTGTTAAGCACGGTGCTGGAACGTTCGTCGTCAACCCTTTACCAAACATTGAGAATAATATTGAAACCTTGCAAAGTATTACGGACATGATTCAATCGGCAGGACTGAAGGAAGGAGAGAAACGTGAATCGATCAGTCTCGAACCATGCAATCAAGAATGGGCGGATAAATTGTGCTTGTCTGAGGGTACGCCCGTCATTGTAAATAAACGAACGCGGATGGCTGAAGATGTTCCTGTTGTTGTTTCGATAAACATTATTCCAGAGCAATTTGTTGGAGAAGAGTTTATTCAGCAAGAAGAACTCGGTTCTTTGTTTCAATATTTTGAAGAGCAACGGGGAATTTATATTTCACGTACGGATGTAGAGTTAAATGTGCCCTTGCATACAGATAGAAATTGTCAAAAACTATTAGTCTATCCAGAAACAACCGTTTTAATGTTAAAACAGTTGCATTATGACATTCTCAATGAACCTTTAATGTATTCTATGGACTACTTTCGTACGGATGTTTTTACATTTACGATGAGACGGGCTCGTGGCTGA
- a CDS encoding phytanoyl-CoA dioxygenase family protein, giving the protein MRNAGNKGNHDALVIRQSLNKRSNDKPLRVLSEEDWTFWQENGYVIVRNAVPKEHIARLKKLIWEFDEKDPHDPSTWYAPPRAEMKMEELQGTGMVEMYNHQYLWDNRMYPKVYDAFVDIWGTEELWTSIDRCNLNMPRKGDHQPQGFIHWDIDTSKSPLPQNVQGVLSLVDTTEEMGGFQCIPELFRDFPNWVKSQPADRDPYHPDTTGYEPTKVIQKEGDLLIFHSMQPHGIRPNFSDKPRIAQYISMYPAQEENESLKAERIKSWRDRIPPQGDAFPGDPRKWEQLKYPRAQLNELGEKLLGLKSWREEARSK; this is encoded by the coding sequence ATGAGAAATGCAGGGAACAAAGGGAATCACGATGCATTAGTCATCAGGCAGTCCTTGAACAAACGGTCAAACGACAAGCCTTTACGCGTTTTAAGTGAAGAAGATTGGACATTCTGGCAGGAGAATGGCTACGTCATTGTCCGAAATGCTGTTCCGAAAGAACATATTGCGCGCTTAAAAAAGCTGATTTGGGAATTTGATGAAAAAGATCCGCATGACCCATCAACTTGGTATGCGCCGCCGCGTGCAGAGATGAAAATGGAAGAGCTACAGGGAACTGGAATGGTGGAAATGTACAATCACCAATATTTGTGGGATAACCGAATGTATCCAAAAGTTTATGACGCTTTCGTTGACATTTGGGGCACTGAGGAGCTTTGGACGAGTATCGACCGCTGTAATTTAAATATGCCGAGGAAGGGTGATCATCAGCCACAAGGATTTATCCATTGGGATATAGATACGAGTAAAAGCCCACTCCCGCAAAACGTTCAAGGTGTTTTGTCCTTAGTCGACACGACTGAGGAAATGGGGGGGTTTCAGTGTATTCCTGAATTGTTCCGAGATTTTCCTAACTGGGTAAAAAGTCAACCAGCTGACCGTGATCCTTATCACCCTGATACAACTGGATATGAGCCGACGAAAGTCATTCAAAAGGAAGGCGATCTGCTCATTTTTCATTCGATGCAGCCTCATGGAATACGGCCTAATTTCTCCGATAAACCAAGAATAGCCCAGTACATTTCAATGTACCCTGCGCAGGAAGAGAACGAGTCTCTCAAGGCAGAGAGGATCAAATCTTGGCGCGACCGTATTCCTCCGCAAGGAGACGCTTTCCCTGGTGATCCACGGAAATGGGAGCAACTCAAATACCCTCGTGCTCAATTAAATGAATTAGGAGAAAAGTTATTAGGGTTAAAAAGCTGGCGAGAGGAAGCTAGATCAAAATAG
- a CDS encoding inositol monophosphatase family protein, with amino-acid sequence MIEQLLRRAEDIAVEAGQWVVENKKNYNKVEYKKNHLDVVTAIDVLTEKKIIAAIRENFPTHQIISEESQSSVERFSLMDADDYSWIIDPIDGTVNFIHDIPHFAVSIGIVKNGEPIAGVVYGPQQGELFSAAQGKGAYLNGKKLSVSRRTMKESLVNTGYASKDWTTDSPLQYELKKIYAKCRNIKISGSASLDLAYVASGRVDGFWQRNLYPWDLAAGSLLVSEAGGRLSNVVGETFDMKKGHILATNGVIHDELVTMLREENNR; translated from the coding sequence ATGATTGAACAACTATTAAGACGTGCAGAAGACATTGCTGTCGAGGCAGGGCAGTGGGTTGTCGAAAATAAGAAAAATTACAATAAGGTTGAATACAAAAAGAATCACTTAGATGTTGTCACAGCGATCGACGTATTAACCGAAAAAAAGATTATTGCAGCGATTAGGGAAAATTTCCCAACGCATCAGATCATCTCTGAAGAAAGTCAGTCCAGTGTTGAACGATTTTCTCTGATGGATGCAGACGACTATAGTTGGATTATTGATCCAATTGATGGGACAGTGAACTTTATTCACGACATTCCGCATTTTGCTGTATCTATTGGTATTGTAAAAAACGGTGAACCAATCGCCGGCGTAGTTTATGGACCTCAGCAAGGTGAGCTTTTCTCTGCGGCGCAAGGTAAAGGTGCATATTTGAATGGCAAGAAGCTTTCTGTATCAAGACGAACAATGAAAGAAAGTCTTGTGAATACTGGATATGCTTCAAAAGATTGGACAACGGATAGCCCTTTGCAATATGAGTTGAAAAAAATCTATGCGAAGTGTAGAAATATAAAAATCTCTGGATCAGCGAGCTTGGATTTAGCGTATGTCGCTAGTGGAAGAGTTGACGGATTTTGGCAAAGGAATCTATACCCATGGGATTTAGCGGCTGGTTCGCTGCTTGTCTCTGAAGCTGGAGGGCGCTTGTCTAATGTAGTAGGCGAAACGTTTGATATGAAAAAAGGTCACATTTTAGCCACCAATGGTGTCATTCATGATGAGTTAGTTACTATGTTACGTGAGGAGAATAATAGATGA
- a CDS encoding ABC transporter ATP-binding protein, translated as MHLDIHEGEILTLLGPSGCGKTTLLRIIGGFNDVNQGQVMIGKENILHLPPEQRQTAMVFQSYNLWPHMTVYENLAFGLKLRKKPKAQIKEEITNIMKMIRIEGYEKKYPSQLSGGQQQRVAIARALLLEPEVLLLDEPFSALDAKIRMQMREELKRIQSDMNITVVFVTHDQEEAMSLSHRIVVMDKGHIAQIGTPTDIYDHPVSKYVASFIGEMNFIVQGGEELAFRPESVIMQHKDQSGQYKGRIESLMVLGHFVNIKIDIGHQMIKAYVPRSHDMNFTEGMDVSFDVEQYKTFTKGA; from the coding sequence ATCCATCTCGATATTCATGAAGGCGAAATTCTCACCTTACTTGGTCCGTCAGGGTGTGGAAAAACAACCCTTTTACGAATTATCGGCGGATTTAATGATGTCAATCAGGGACAGGTGATGATTGGTAAAGAAAATATCCTTCATTTACCTCCTGAACAACGGCAGACGGCTATGGTTTTCCAAAGCTATAATTTGTGGCCGCATATGACAGTGTATGAGAACTTAGCTTTTGGCCTCAAGTTGCGCAAGAAACCAAAGGCGCAGATTAAAGAAGAAATTACAAACATCATGAAAATGATCAGAATAGAAGGTTATGAGAAGAAATATCCGAGCCAGCTATCAGGTGGTCAGCAGCAGAGGGTTGCAATCGCGAGAGCCTTGCTTTTAGAACCGGAAGTATTACTGCTTGATGAACCTTTTTCAGCGCTTGATGCAAAGATTCGGATGCAAATGCGCGAGGAATTAAAAAGAATTCAATCTGACATGAACATCACCGTCGTTTTTGTAACGCATGATCAAGAAGAAGCGATGTCTCTGTCTCACCGAATTGTCGTCATGGATAAAGGGCATATAGCACAAATCGGAACACCAACAGATATTTACGATCACCCAGTCTCAAAGTATGTTGCATCGTTTATTGGTGAAATGAACTTTATTGTTCAAGGTGGCGAAGAATTGGCATTTAGGCCAGAAAGTGTGATTATGCAACATAAAGATCAATCCGGTCAATACAAAGGGAGGATTGAAAGTTTGATGGTTCTTGGGCATTTCGTCAACATTAAAATTGACATTGGACATCAAATGATCAAAGCATATGTCCCACGATCTCATGACATGAATTTCACAGAAGGTATGGATGTTTCGTTTGATGTTGAGCAATACAAAACATTTACTAAAGGAGCATAA
- a CDS encoding extracellular solute-binding protein: MKKPFAVALSVLLSGSILAGCASDASNGSNEKEVITVWSMGSNNMKNTYELLRDEFNESSYGEKYVMDVEFISSGSGAQSLQDRVLAASKAGETETNFDIIEVSDQALDAFLDEGGDDFFRAIDPGKISNYENLEVDSFYGQDVMVPYRGTTVVLAYNSETVPNPPKTTDELMAWIKENPGRFAYNTPGTGGAGGSFVTTTVYNNLPEEALTSSDQKWIEEWQAGFKTLSELHPHMYQSGGKTVYPNKNQGTLDLLASKSIDMTPAWVDQIVNQKNTGILPDSIEMVQIEPAFTGNLASLALPTIGTESDGVYAVLDFMLSQEAQTILLDEMGAFPVVDPSSIDSKNADMLAGFNIDTFRTSRLGSLGMELVEKWDKEIATLE; encoded by the coding sequence ATGAAAAAACCATTTGCGGTCGCTTTATCTGTATTATTATCCGGAAGCATTTTGGCTGGCTGTGCCTCTGACGCTAGCAATGGCTCTAATGAAAAAGAAGTGATCACCGTTTGGTCAATGGGATCTAACAACATGAAAAATACTTACGAATTACTAAGAGATGAATTTAATGAAAGTTCGTATGGAGAGAAATATGTAATGGATGTTGAGTTTATTTCTTCAGGATCGGGCGCTCAAAGCTTGCAGGATCGTGTATTAGCAGCGAGTAAAGCAGGAGAAACAGAAACAAACTTCGATATTATTGAAGTATCTGACCAAGCTCTTGATGCATTTCTTGACGAAGGAGGAGACGACTTTTTTAGAGCCATTGACCCTGGGAAAATATCAAACTATGAAAATCTTGAAGTCGACTCTTTTTATGGTCAGGATGTCATGGTTCCCTACCGCGGAACAACTGTTGTGTTAGCGTATAACTCAGAAACAGTTCCTAATCCACCGAAAACAACGGATGAACTTATGGCATGGATTAAAGAAAATCCTGGTCGATTCGCTTACAATACCCCGGGAACAGGTGGCGCAGGCGGTTCCTTTGTCACGACAACTGTATATAACAATTTGCCAGAGGAAGCACTGACATCTTCGGATCAAAAATGGATAGAAGAATGGCAAGCTGGCTTCAAGACGTTATCAGAGTTACATCCACACATGTACCAGTCAGGTGGAAAAACGGTGTATCCCAACAAAAACCAGGGGACGCTTGACCTCCTTGCATCAAAATCTATTGATATGACACCAGCATGGGTAGATCAGATCGTTAACCAAAAAAATACCGGGATTCTACCTGATTCTATTGAAATGGTGCAAATTGAGCCAGCATTCACAGGGAACTTAGCGTCTCTGGCTTTGCCAACAATCGGTACAGAAAGTGATGGTGTCTATGCGGTATTAGACTTCATGCTTTCGCAAGAAGCGCAAACAATTTTATTGGACGAAATGGGTGCTTTCCCGGTTGTAGATCCATCAAGTATTGATTCTAAAAATGCTGACATGCTTGCTGGATTTAATATCGATACGTTCAGAACATCAAGATTAGGCTCTCTTGGTATGGAATTAGTGGAAAAGTGGGATAAAGAAATCGCAACATTGGAGTAA
- a CDS encoding ABC transporter permease: protein MLKKWRPYLLILPSIVVVILFVIYPIINAVIRSFSHSENGSFTFDNYSYFFTDPIQLENIVYTIYIAVATVIFTLLIAYPFSMYLRFSQTKISKLAFKLIFVPYLVPAMVAVYAVMLVINDAGVINRLSQLIGFDLKPGFIYNHKGIILINLWFNIPFVTLIITAALSGVKDALIESARDVGAKKLTIFRNVILPLTYKDALLAATFVFMSNVASFTTPYLVGGNAPKMLGIALFDQFNGYMAYERAAALSVIIFLISSISAIVYIYSNMKESQWQQK from the coding sequence ATGTTAAAGAAATGGAGGCCTTATCTTCTCATTCTTCCATCCATCGTTGTTGTCATTCTTTTTGTGATATATCCAATCATCAACGCGGTCATTCGCAGTTTTAGTCATTCGGAAAATGGATCGTTTACATTTGACAATTATTCCTATTTCTTTACCGATCCGATTCAGTTAGAAAATATTGTTTATACGATATACATTGCAGTAGCGACTGTCATTTTCACGTTACTCATCGCTTATCCATTTTCGATGTATTTAAGATTTAGCCAAACGAAAATTAGCAAGTTAGCTTTTAAACTCATTTTTGTTCCATACTTAGTCCCTGCGATGGTTGCTGTTTATGCAGTGATGTTAGTTATTAATGATGCAGGTGTCATCAATCGGCTGAGTCAACTAATCGGTTTTGATCTCAAGCCAGGGTTCATTTACAATCATAAAGGGATTATTCTTATCAATTTATGGTTTAATATTCCGTTCGTTACGCTGATTATTACAGCAGCATTATCGGGTGTGAAAGATGCATTAATCGAAAGTGCGAGGGATGTTGGTGCAAAAAAGTTGACGATTTTTCGGAATGTTATTTTACCTTTGACATACAAAGATGCCCTACTGGCAGCCACCTTTGTGTTTATGAGCAATGTTGCTTCCTTTACAACGCCTTATCTTGTTGGCGGGAATGCTCCGAAGATGCTCGGGATCGCGCTATTCGATCAATTTAACGGGTATATGGCTTACGAGCGTGCAGCGGCACTATCTGTCATTATATTTTTGATTAGCTCAATTTCGGCAATCGTTTATATTTATTCAAATATGAAAGAGAGCCAATGGCAGCAGAAATAA
- a CDS encoding glycerophosphodiester phosphodiesterase produces the protein MREIFQAKQSPLVGAHRGASHYYPENTMLSFQKAVELGADYIELDVHLTKDNIPVIMHDANLERTSDGKGRIKDFTVEELKQLDVGRWFGEEFAGQRIPTLHEVLSWSKGRTGVSIEIKQIEERYDNLEQRILDVIYDTNTMDQVQAMSFNHNSIKKIKELDNRIFAGIILFAELYDPIRVAQQMKVDFYNTPWLFHTIEQIRQLHEAGFVVCGGHNDQPEKWVEMQEWGIDMAETNMPDVMKAQTKEKRQFDIIVK, from the coding sequence ATGAGAGAGATTTTTCAAGCTAAGCAGTCACCCCTTGTTGGAGCGCATCGAGGAGCTTCACACTACTATCCAGAAAATACGATGCTGTCTTTTCAAAAAGCAGTTGAGCTAGGGGCAGACTATATTGAACTTGATGTCCATTTAACGAAGGATAATATCCCTGTCATTATGCATGATGCGAATTTGGAAAGAACCTCGGACGGCAAAGGACGAATTAAAGACTTTACCGTGGAAGAATTAAAGCAATTAGATGTTGGGCGATGGTTTGGCGAAGAATTTGCCGGTCAACGTATTCCAACTCTTCACGAAGTATTATCGTGGTCAAAGGGGCGAACCGGTGTCAGTATTGAAATTAAGCAAATTGAAGAAAGATATGACAATCTAGAGCAGCGGATTTTAGACGTCATCTACGATACAAATACAATGGATCAAGTTCAAGCAATGTCTTTTAATCATAACTCGATTAAGAAAATAAAGGAATTAGACAATCGGATCTTTGCGGGTATCATTCTATTTGCTGAGTTATATGATCCTATTCGTGTTGCGCAGCAAATGAAAGTCGATTTTTATAATACACCTTGGTTATTTCATACGATCGAACAAATTCGTCAGCTCCATGAAGCAGGGTTCGTCGTTTGTGGAGGTCATAATGATCAACCTGAGAAATGGGTAGAGATGCAAGAGTGGGGAATAGATATGGCTGAAACGAATATGCCTGATGTCATGAAGGCACAAACAAAAGAAAAAAGACAATTTGACATCATAGTAAAATAA